The Canis lupus dingo isolate Sandy chromosome 4, ASM325472v2, whole genome shotgun sequence genome contains a region encoding:
- the LOC125755006 gene encoding zinc finger protein 862-like: MNRVTEKQKRLQKLDHYLPKRNDQFLKIWLKKYPWLIYDEMLNLMFCGLCRKHGVKSKGNQVSFFYGTDNFRTEFLNAHHLSEAHAKASLMEATNGSPVNVATTELMVTTMSKITLGRVENLFRSCHAIAKTGRPLKDFIWMCKLDDMKGVDIGPVFRTNKSARTFTYFIAEVERKNLREKLEQSKFFSVLSDGITDSSTKAAELVYVQFAHAGKVHCQIAGVQTVEREDPLAIRDAIERTLERNLQLKLSDQDWAKKLVGFGSDGALGSGRENSRVALLLREIQPCALTVYCFAHHLELSYKAVFQSVPLYNDVRNLLHSIYHFYHSSPLHRSSLVTAFKGLHLRPVMPSQVGGRRWLQELQAALQNFLKGYPAIVQQLHSGDEGRSDTSHQKAKELLGFLLQANIVKFIHFLVDVINVLSILSRVNQNRNSSIADVFATLESTLEMLRIYQTRPGPKERWVDSVTHFHGNCLGGKGDISDVRRVVLTHLIKRLQGCFRDASQDVLKATMIGSFKLWPAKINQEFGEKEVSTLIAHYEPVLEAANVEIDEVDAEWSMLKLEMYARFQNIRKLTWDFVNSVYLHKYPNILTLVDLVLTLPASSAEAERGFSQMKLTKSQMRAKIKAESMTDLLVIQLNSPDINNFDPRKAIHLWNTRTPSSADDTRPNSAYSSNSESHDESDS; the protein is encoded by the exons ATGAACCGAGTCACTGAAAAGCAGAAAAGGCTGCAGAAGCTTGACCATTACCTTCCAAAAAGGAACGatcaatttttgaaaatctggCTGAAAAAATACCCTTGGCTTATATATGATGAGATGTTAAATCTTATGTTCTGTGGCCTGTGTCGTAAACATGGAGTGAAGTCAAAGGGAAATCAAGTGAGTTTTTTTTATGGCACTGACAACTTTAGGACAGAATTTCTCAATGCACATCATCTCAGTGAGGCTCATGCCAAGGCTTCACTAATGGAAGCAACAAATGGTTCTCCAGTGAATGTCGCCACCACAGAGCTCATGGTGACAACCATGAGCAAAATCACCCTCGGGAGAGTAGAGAACTTATTCAGATCATGCCATGCTATCGCCAAGACGGGACGTCCTCTCAAAGACTTTATCTGGATGTGCAAGTTGGATGATATGAAGGGGGTCGATATCGGCCCCGTATTCAGAACTAACAAATCAGCAAGAacctttacatattttattgctGAAGTGGAACGGAAAAATCTTAGGGAGAAACTAGAACAAAGTAAATTTTTCTCTGTCCTCAGTGACGGAATCACAGACAGTTCAACCAAGGCGGCTGAACTTGTCTACGTGCAGTTTGCACACGCGGGAAAAGTGCATTGCCAAATTGCTGGGGTACAGACAGTAGAAAGGGAGGATCCTTTGGCAATAAGAGATGCCATTGAAAGAACTCTAGAGAGAAATCTTCAACTTAAGCTATCAGACCAAGACTGGGCCAAGAAACTGGTTGGTTTTGGAAGTGATGGTGCCCTTGGCTCAGGGAGAGAAAACAGCAGGGTGGCCCTGCTTTTAAGAGAAATCCAGCCATGTGCTCTGACTGTATACTGCTTTGCACACCATCTTGAACTGTCTTACAAGGCGGTGTTCCAAAGCGTTCCCCTGTACAACGACGTCAGAAATCTTCTTCACAGCATCTACCACTTCTACCACAGTTCCCCTCTGCACAGGAGTTCTCTGGTAACTGCTTTCAAAGGCCTTCACCTTCGACCTGTGATGCCTTCTCAAGTAGGGGGCAGGAGGTGGCTTCAGGAACTACAGGCAgctctccagaactttctcaagGGATATCCTGCAATAGTCCAGCAACTGCATTCG GGAGATGAAGGCAGGAGTGACACCAGTCATCAGAAAGCCAAGGAACTCCTGGGGTTCCTTCTCCAAGCAAACATTGTTAAATTTATCCACTTCTTAGTGGATGTCATTAATGTCCTTAGCATTCTTTCCCGTGTCAATCAAAACAGAAATTCTTCCATTGCTGATGTATTTGCCACATTAGAATCAACACTGGAAATGCTCAGAATATATCAAACAAG aCCAGGACCAAAGGAACGTTGGGTGGATTCGGTCACGCACTTTCATGGCAACTGCCTGGGAGGAAAGGGAGACATTTCTGATGTGAGAAGAGTAGTCTTAACACATCTTATCAAGAGGCTGCAAGGTTGCTTCAGAGATGCCAGCCAAGATGTGCTGAAGGCAACCATGATTGGAAGCTTTAAACTGTGGCCTGCGAAGATAAATCAAG AATTTGGAGAAAAAGAGGTATCCACCCTGATTGCCCATTATGAACCAGTACTGGAAGCTGCCAACGTGGAAATCGACGAAGTGGACGCTGAGTGGAGCATGCTGAAATTAGAGATGTATGCTAG ATTTCAGAACATCCGCAAATTGACCTGGGATTTTGTGAATTCTGTTTACTTACACAAGTATCCAAATATCTTGACGTTAGTGGACCTCGTGCTGACCCTCCCTGCAAGTTCCGCGGAGGCAGAACGTGGCTTTAGTCAGATGAAACTCACCAAGTCACAAATGCGTGCCAAAATCAAGGCTGAAAGTATGACGGATCTCCTTGTAATTCAGTTGAATTCTCCGGACATTAATAACTTTGACCCTCGGAAAGCTATCCATTTATGGAACACAAGAACACCATCTTCAGCTGATGACACAAGACCTAATTCTGCTTATTCATCAAACTCCGAAAGCCATGATGAAAGCGATTCGTAA